The sequence below is a genomic window from Clostridioides difficile.
CATTTCACTTATCTTCTTTATATAAAGGATTATTAATTTATCATATCTATCATTTTCTATTCCTAAAACTAACTTAATATTATCAAGCATTGTACTCATCTAGTAATTGAATTAATTCTTCTTTAGTTTTAGTTGAATATCCTTTTATATTCTTACCTTTAGCGATTTCCATAAGTTCTGGCTTAGATAGATTAAATAAATCATTAGAGATTAATTTAACTTTTTCGATTTTTTCCTCTTTTTTCTCAATATCTTCTTCAATCACTTCTTCTAAATATATTTTAAATCCCTTTGATACTAGATTATTACTTTCATATTCATTATTAGCAAGTCTAATAACATTACCTTTTTTTAATACAAACATTTATTTCACCTCTACTCTTGAGTAATCTTTGCTTGCTTTACACACGCTCTACAAAGTTTTATTGGTTCATCTAATAGCCATAAATCATGATACTTTCTATAATCTATTTTATAAGCATCAGCTGATTGATTTTGATCTGGAGTAAATATTCTTGGTTTATCTGTCTTAGATATTGCAATTGGAGCAGATGATGGAGTTATTAACCAGTTTATATCTAGTGCTTTTGGTCCTTCTTTAAAACCTCCTGTTGTCTGGCCAGATGTTTTTCCATCCATGAATATATATTCTGTTTTCATTCTTTTTGATGGAACTTTTATTATAGGTACATTGTCTATAGATTTTACAATTCTTTTTATATCTCCATCACCAAATTCAATATCATCAAGTTGAGTAGACTGTTCTAATATACTTGCTACTATACTAGACATACTAATAATAAGAGGGATATCGCCAGTTGAATCTTGTATTGATGCAATCTGATTTTTTAGTTCACTTAAAATACTTGCAGCAGATGCTTCGTAAGAATATTTTACACGTTCATCAGCCTTAGAAACTTCTGAAAATATCTTTGAGTATCTATATGCATCTATTTCTGGTATAACATGTTGCTTTTGAAATAATCCCATTACAGAAGATGCGTTTACAACGAAATTCGTTTCATTTACATCCATCGAATCAAGCATAAACTCTCTACTTCTGTCCATTTCCATTCTTCTAGTCTCATACTCAAGTGTTATTGCCCCTGGAGCATATCCTTTAGATCTATCATAATCTCCTAAACCATCCATAGAAACTTTAGGAATCTTTACTTCTCTACCTCCATCATATATAACTTGACCAGAGTTTCTTTCCATCCATCCAGTAGTTGAACCTACCACTATTTGTGAATCTAATTCTTGTTGAAAAAGCGTTACATATTGTAATACATTAGCCATTTATAAAATCCTCCTCCTTTTATTTTAGAAACTATTTAATCCTTGTTTTATCTGATTTCTAATCTCTGATAATTCATTAATACCTTCTTTTCCAGGTGGTGTGTATGAACCATCTTTAATCCTTTCATCTACTCTAGATTGGATATATTTTTTCATTGAGTTTTCAAATATATCTATATTTGCAATTGTTTTTTCATCATCATCAGATAGTAGATATTCAATTAAGTTTGTAGGTATTTTCTTTTCAACTAAAATATCCTTATATTTAGAAATCATTTCTGTATGTCTTTTTTCTTTTTCTAATCTATCTAGTTTTTCATTTAGTTCCCTTATAGCCTTTTGCTCATCTGTTTCATTTGTAGAAGTTCTTTTTAGAACCTCAGCATTTATCAGTGTTTGCATATCATTTTTCTTAAAATGTTCTAACTTTTCACTATAATAGTTATTGTTTTCTTTATCCATAAAAGACTTAAAGTTTGAATCACTTAAAATTAAGGCTT
It includes:
- a CDS encoding DUF4355 domain-containing protein, producing MQKREMIELLQNVEDESEIDSLLENFKSKEPKSPTIDEFKALILSDSNFKSFMDKENNNYYSEKLEHFKKNDMQTLINAEVLKRTSTNETDEQKAIRELNEKLDRLEKEKRHTEMISKYKDILVEKKIPTNLIEYLLSDDDEKTIANIDIFENSMKKYIQSRVDERIKDGSYTPPGKEGINELSEIRNQIKQGLNSF